In Desulfobacter hydrogenophilus, the genomic stretch GCAGAACGTTCGTCCTCTATGACGATCCTGATCCCTTTGTTCAAAAAGGCCAGTTCCCGAATACGCCGGGACAGGGTGACATAGCTAAATTCGTTTTTATTCATAATGGTGAAATCAGGGGAGAACGTAATCAGTGTCCCCTGTTTTTCCGTATCACCAAGGACTTCAAGTTCAGTGAGTTTGTGCCCTTTGGAATAGGTCTGGTGATAGATTTTACCGTCTTTAAACACCTCCATGACCAGATGCTCGGATAGGGCATTGACAACGGAAATACCCACACCATGCAGGCCGCCGGAAACTTTATAGGCGTCTTTATCGAATTTGCCGCCGGCATGCAATTTGGTCATGACCACCTCGCAGGCCGGTATATGTTCGGTTTCGTGCATCCCTACCGGGATACCCCGGCCGTTGTCCTCTACGCTCACCGACAGATCCTCGTGGATGGTGACAAAAATCGTGTCACAATATCCTGCCATGGCTTCATCAATACAATTGTCCACCACCTCATATACCAGGTGGTGCAGGCCTTCAAGGTCCACGTTGCCGATGTACATGGACGGTCTTTTCCGGACAGCGTCAAGGCCTTCTAAAACTTTGATGTCGCCTGCGCCGTAATCTTTATTCCCTTGGTTTTTATTCATGATAGATGTATGGACATTATTACGCAAATAAGGTTATTGTTTTTCATGCTTTTAACGATGCAGGGGCTTTTGCTGTCTTTGATGTTCAATGTCACAATTTCGTCTCCGAATAGATTAAGGGCATCCATGAAGTACCTGGGGTTAAAGGCGCTTTTTATCTCTTCGCCTGAAAAACCAACCATGAGCTGCTCTTTTGACTCGCCGATCTCAGGGTTAGTGATGGTAACGGCCAGGCTATTTTCCGTAAAGTTGAATATAACGCTTTTATAATCTTCCGAGGTAAGGATGGAAACTCGTTTCATCAGTGTTAGAAACATTGCCCGCTCAACTTCAATGGGGATCATGCCCTCGAAATTAATGACAAGCTTGTAGTCCGGATAGTCGCCTTCAAGCAGTTTGATCATGATGGATTCATTGGCGCGCTGGGACACGAAATGATTGCCCTTGACGCCCACCTTGATGGTTTCTATATCAGAATCAATGAATTTTCCAAGTTCGGTCAGCCCTTTTTTGGGAATGATTACCCGGGAACTTCCCAGATCAAGATCCCCTGTAAACGGCGCGTCAAAACAGTGAAGTCTTCTTGAATCCGTTGAAACGATCCGCAGCATGTCCTGTCCTTCAACCTCTGCCTTTTCAATCAGGGAGCCCAGGACATAGATCCTTTTTTCGTCGTTCTGATATCCCACCACAGAGGAGACAGTCACCATCTTTTTCAGGTCTTTGGCGGCAATATCTATGAAGTCGACGTTTTCAATCACAGGGGTTTCAGGAAAATTTTCATAATCCGAGGAGACAATGTGGTAAACGCTGTCCCCGGATCCTATTTCAACCCACCGGTTTTCAACCTCATTGATGCAGATATTTTCATTGGGATATTCCCTGATGATTTCAAAGAATTTTTTTGAGTTGATAGACAAAATTCCCGGTTTTTCAACCTGCGCCTCATAGGTCCCGGTGAAAACCGTTTCAAGGTCATTGGCCGTGATGGTTATCTTTGACTCAACCGCCTTGATCAAAAGATCCGAGGTGATTTTTAAATTTGTTTTTCTGCCGGTGATACCCTGAATTTTTGCCAGAACTTCCAGGATATCCTTTTTATTGAAGGAAAATTTCATTTAGAATCCTTTTTTATCTTCTGTTAAACCGAATAAGTCTATAATAAACTGTCTGATTTATCAAGAGAAATGGCAGAGACGCCCGCCTTGATGTGCTGCGTTATAAGCCTGTTCAGGGCGGGTGGGGTCAGATAAAAATTTCAGGGCTCCGTGGCAAAAAAGATTTGGACAGATTTAGGCGTTGAGCAGGTTTCGTTCAGCCACCTGGCCTTATCCTTGATGGAGCCGTCCTTCATCAATCTTGCCTCTTCTGGACATGCCTTGATACAGGCGCAGCAGAGAATACAGTCTTCAGCAATGGTGGCAAACCCGCGCTCCGCATCAATGGCATTTGATGGACAAGCCGTGGCACAAATCCCGCAGTTCGTGCACGAATCGGTTACCTCAATGAAGTCAGGGGCACCCTTGCCCATGCCCTCCTTGTACGGAAAATTTCCCGGTACCTTCAAAGCGGAAATTTTCTTTAAATCATTGGTCTTTTTGAGCATATTTCCGGTCTCGGCGCCAAAGTCTGCGGCCTGTTTTAGATCGTTCTCATCCGGCCGGTTCATGGCAACGGGAATCTCTGTGCTTGCAAATGAATGTTCGCCAATAAAGGCCGCCCCGGAAACAGGGATAAATCCGCATGACGACGCAACATCCTTAAGTTCCAGCAACGCATCATCATATGCCCTGTTACCGTAGACCACTGTGAGTATGGCCGGGGTGTTGACAGCAGTCAGTTTTTTAAAGAAATCAGCGGCATCTGCGGGCAGGCGGCCAGCATAGACAGGTGCCCCCAGCAGTACAATATCATTGCCATCAAAGGGCGCAAGCACGGTGTCCCGGATCTTTGGAGGGGTGAAGTTGATAGCGGTGATTTCAGAGTCACTGATTTCCAGATTTTGGGCAAGACCCTGGGTTATGGCCCTAAGCACTGTTTCGGTTGTTTTGGTGGGGCTGAAATATATAAGGGTAATTTTTTTCATGCCGGAAGTCTCCATATCTTGTGTTCTATCGTATCCTGGTGTTTTCCACAAAGGGTAACACGGCAGCCTTTAATGCCGCCATGTCATCGGCGCTTAAAAAATGATCATCCACGGTGGCAAAATCCGGATCCAGCACATCTACGTCTCGGGAGCACGGCTGAAGTATATAGGATGCCGCCCCCCGGATCATTTTGCCGATATTTTCCATGATAACCGGTGTAACAAACGGTCTTGCACATGTTGTTCTGAATTCATACGCCGGTGATTTTTTCATGATCAAAGAAATACTTTCCATTACCCGATTCAGATGCCCGGGGTTCTTCATTACCATGGGATAGTGGTCCGTATCTGTTTTAATATCCATGGCCAGATAATCCACAAGGCCCTGGTCAAAAAGTGCGTCCAGGACCCTGGGGGCCGTACCGTTGGTGTCCAGCTTGATTTTATAGTCCATCTGCCGGACCGTTTGGATAAAATCAATCAGATCCGCTTGCAGGGTGGGTTCTCCGCCGGTAACGACAATCCCCTCAATCATGCCTTTCCGTTTTTCCAGGAAGGTCAGAATCTCTTTCTGATCCGGGATCTTCAAACCCAAACCACCGGAACTGCCGCCCCCTTCGGGCGTGACAGTTCCGGCAGCAAGATCCGGATTATGGCAGTAGGGGCAGGTGAAGTTACACCCCCGGGTAAACACCACACAAGCAATGGTTCCCGGAAAATCAATCAGGGAATTTTTTTGAAATCCGCCAATATACATGTGATTATACTTTCTAAAAGGTTATGACGCAATCTTTGCCGCCACCGTCTGGGCAGAATAGGTCTTGCGCATCTTAAATTCCGTTTGCTTGCCGTTGTTCCACTGGCTTATCGGCCGCAGATAGCCCACTACCCGGGAGTAGATTTCCGTATCGGCATTGCAGATTTCGCATTTGGCATGTTCCCCTGAAATATAACCGTGGGAGGGACAGACACTGAAGGTGGGCGTCAGGGTGAAATAGGGCAGACGGAAGGTGTTGGATACCTTGGACACCATGTGTTTAACCGCCTCAATGTCAGAGACCTCCTCACCTAGGAACAGATGCTGAACCGTACCGCCGGTGTATTTGGTCTGCAGTTCGTCCTGCAGTTCCAGTGCCTCAAACAAGTCGTCGGTATAATTTACCGGCAGGTGGGTGGAGTTGGTGTAAAAGGGGTCGGAGCCGTTTTTGAACTCTTCTTCATTGGCGCAGACAATGTGTTTAAATTTCTTTTTAT encodes the following:
- the dnaN gene encoding DNA polymerase III subunit beta; translated protein: MKFSFNKKDILEVLAKIQGITGRKTNLKITSDLLIKAVESKITITANDLETVFTGTYEAQVEKPGILSINSKKFFEIIREYPNENICINEVENRWVEIGSGDSVYHIVSSDYENFPETPVIENVDFIDIAAKDLKKMVTVSSVVGYQNDEKRIYVLGSLIEKAEVEGQDMLRIVSTDSRRLHCFDAPFTGDLDLGSSRVIIPKKGLTELGKFIDSDIETIKVGVKGNHFVSQRANESIMIKLLEGDYPDYKLVINFEGMIPIEVERAMFLTLMKRVSILTSEDYKSVIFNFTENSLAVTITNPEIGESKEQLMVGFSGEEIKSAFNPRYFMDALNLFGDEIVTLNIKDSKSPCIVKSMKNNNLICVIMSIHLS
- a CDS encoding EFR1 family ferrodoxin (N-terminal region resembles flavodoxins. C-terminal ferrodoxin region binds two 4Fe-4S clusters.) → MKKITLIYFSPTKTTETVLRAITQGLAQNLEISDSEITAINFTPPKIRDTVLAPFDGNDIVLLGAPVYAGRLPADAADFFKKLTAVNTPAILTVVYGNRAYDDALLELKDVASSCGFIPVSGAAFIGEHSFASTEIPVAMNRPDENDLKQAADFGAETGNMLKKTNDLKKISALKVPGNFPYKEGMGKGAPDFIEVTDSCTNCGICATACPSNAIDAERGFATIAEDCILCCACIKACPEEARLMKDGSIKDKARWLNETCSTPKSVQIFFATEP
- a CDS encoding anaerobic ribonucleoside-triphosphate reductase activating protein, producing the protein MYIGGFQKNSLIDFPGTIACVVFTRGCNFTCPYCHNPDLAAGTVTPEGGGSSGGLGLKIPDQKEILTFLEKRKGMIEGIVVTGGEPTLQADLIDFIQTVRQMDYKIKLDTNGTAPRVLDALFDQGLVDYLAMDIKTDTDHYPMVMKNPGHLNRVMESISLIMKKSPAYEFRTTCARPFVTPVIMENIGKMIRGAASYILQPCSRDVDVLDPDFATVDDHFLSADDMAALKAAVLPFVENTRIR